The Pseudomonas azadiae genome includes a window with the following:
- a CDS encoding DUF2789 domain-containing protein: protein MDTTTPTLETLFEQLGLDSSQDAIERFTAEHRLPDDVKLIDAPFWTEQQASFLREQLHVDAEWAPAVDDLNALLHESPVA, encoded by the coding sequence ATGGACACCACGACCCCTACGCTTGAAACCCTGTTTGAACAACTGGGCCTGGATTCGAGCCAGGACGCGATTGAGCGGTTCACTGCCGAACACCGCCTGCCGGATGATGTGAAGCTGATCGACGCGCCCTTCTGGACCGAGCAACAAGCGAGCTTCCTGAGGGAGCAATTGCACGTAGACGCCGAGTGGGCGCCGGCGGTCGATGACCTCAATGCACTGCTGCACGAATCTCCAGTCGCCTGA
- a CDS encoding methyl-accepting chemotaxis protein — MDNGPIVAFNAATITTSSGVTKMAGDGSLMGAAVPPRPVAHKLPNWLTPLAQSTALVLILLGLALASLPLYLCLPLALLVIWLPRLTGRTPVVASADAVDAIGELTRDLSHTTSHNALSAAGVAYSVKQLAARLQSQLSAAKQIVGSAEVMIGTEKVTAQLSREALGAASQAHQRSIEGREVLAQSITRMHQLSQRANASRELIEALSQRSEEIQRVTLVIQSIASQTNLLALNAAIEAARAGEHGRGFAVVADEVRGLAGRTATATGEVGVMVTDIQQRTAQVVEQIRQLSADLNTGVAQVEHAGEHLHNIASLAADVEGQVNEIAQGTDTNRTQLDSLFHAVEQMRSDLTVSDQQTRQLADAAVQMEGQAETISERLAEVGLDDYHQRIYDLAREGASQIAAQFEADVQQNRISLDDLFDRSYTPIANTSPSKYHTRFDGYTDQVLPAIQEALLPRHEGLVFAIACTPQGYVPTHNKAFSQALTGDAEVDAVQNRTKRKFEDRTGIRCGSHQQAVLLQTYTRDTGELMHDLSVPIMVKGRHWGGLRLGYKPEAVKGGR; from the coding sequence ATGGATAATGGCCCGATAGTGGCGTTTAATGCAGCGACAATAACGACAAGCAGCGGGGTGACGAAGATGGCTGGAGACGGATCTCTGATGGGTGCAGCAGTGCCACCGCGACCGGTGGCGCACAAGTTGCCCAACTGGCTGACGCCGCTTGCGCAAAGCACCGCCCTGGTGCTGATATTGCTGGGCCTGGCGCTGGCCAGCCTGCCGCTTTACCTCTGCCTGCCCCTGGCGTTGCTGGTGATCTGGCTGCCTCGCCTGACAGGCCGTACGCCTGTTGTGGCGTCTGCCGACGCGGTCGATGCCATCGGCGAGTTGACTCGCGACCTGTCCCATACCACCAGCCACAACGCACTGTCCGCTGCCGGCGTGGCCTATTCGGTCAAGCAACTGGCGGCGCGCTTGCAGTCGCAGCTAAGCGCGGCCAAGCAGATTGTCGGCAGTGCCGAAGTCATGATCGGCACCGAAAAGGTCACCGCCCAGCTCAGCCGCGAGGCCCTTGGGGCTGCCAGCCAGGCCCATCAGCGCAGCATCGAAGGTCGCGAAGTGCTGGCCCAATCGATCACGCGCATGCACCAGCTCAGCCAGCGCGCCAACGCCAGCCGTGAGCTGATCGAAGCCTTGAGCCAACGCAGTGAGGAAATCCAGCGGGTGACCCTGGTGATCCAATCCATCGCCAGCCAGACCAACCTGCTGGCGCTCAACGCCGCCATTGAAGCGGCGCGGGCCGGCGAACATGGGCGCGGGTTTGCCGTGGTGGCGGACGAGGTGCGTGGGCTGGCGGGCCGTACGGCGACAGCCACGGGTGAGGTCGGGGTGATGGTGACGGATATCCAGCAACGCACCGCCCAAGTGGTCGAGCAGATCCGCCAGCTCTCGGCAGACCTGAATACCGGCGTGGCGCAGGTGGAACACGCCGGCGAGCACCTGCATAACATCGCCAGCCTGGCGGCGGATGTGGAAGGCCAGGTGAATGAAATCGCCCAGGGCACCGACACCAATCGTACCCAGCTCGACAGCCTGTTCCATGCCGTGGAGCAGATGCGCAGCGACTTGACCGTCAGTGACCAGCAAACCCGCCAACTGGCCGACGCTGCCGTGCAGATGGAGGGCCAGGCCGAAACCATCAGCGAGCGTCTGGCGGAGGTCGGGCTGGATGACTATCACCAGCGCATCTATGACCTGGCCCGTGAAGGTGCGAGCCAAATTGCTGCGCAGTTCGAAGCCGACGTGCAACAGAACCGCATCAGCCTGGATGACCTGTTCGATCGCAGCTACACGCCGATCGCCAACACCAGTCCGAGCAAATACCACACGCGCTTTGACGGTTACACCGATCAGGTGTTGCCAGCGATTCAGGAGGCGCTGCTGCCACGGCATGAAGGGTTGGTGTTCGCCATTGCCTGCACGCCTCAGGGCTACGTGCCGACGCACAACAAGGCGTTTTCCCAGGCGCTGACGGGCGATGCCGAAGTGGATGCCGTGCAGAACCGCACCAAACGCAAGTTCGAAGACCGCACCGGGATTCGCTGCGGTAGCCATCAACAGGCCGTCTTGCTGCAAACCTATACCCGCGACACCGGGGAATTGATGCACGATCTGTCGGTGCCGATCATGGTCAAGGGCCGGCATTGGGGCGGCTTGCGCCTCGGCTATAAGCCCGAGGCCGTCAAAGGCGGACGGTAA
- a CDS encoding TraR/DksA family transcriptional regulator, whose amino-acid sequence MTKEKLLAMPADDYMNAEQHAFFEKLLQDMKVEHHERIEQNRIAIESLDTPADPADAASVEEERTWLVNAIDRDQRMLPQLERALERIKEDSFGWCDDSGEPIGLKRLLISPTTKYCIEAQERHEQIDKHQRQA is encoded by the coding sequence ATGACAAAGGAAAAGTTGCTGGCCATGCCGGCGGATGACTACATGAATGCCGAACAGCACGCTTTTTTCGAGAAGTTGCTGCAAGACATGAAAGTGGAACACCACGAGCGCATTGAACAGAACCGTATCGCCATTGAAAGCCTGGACACCCCGGCCGATCCGGCCGACGCCGCTTCCGTTGAAGAAGAGCGTACCTGGCTGGTCAATGCCATCGACCGCGACCAGCGCATGCTGCCGCAGCTTGAGCGCGCACTGGAGCGCATCAAGGAAGACTCCTTTGGCTGGTGCGACGACAGCGGCGAGCCTATTGGCCTCAAACGCCTGCTGATCAGCCCGACCACCAAGTACTGCATCGAAGCGCAAGAGCGCCACGAGCAGATCGACAAGCACCAGCGCCAAGCCTGA
- a CDS encoding ABC transporter permease, with amino-acid sequence MNAITDNKPATAPAKQRRRLPTELSIFLVLIGIGLVFELFGWIVRDQSFLMNSQRLVLMILQVSIIGLLAIGVTQVIITTGIDLSSGSVLALSAMIAASLAQTSDFSRAVFPSLTDLPVWIPVAMGLGVGLLAGAINGSIIAVTGIPPFIATLGMMVSARGLARYYTEGQPVSMLSDSYTAIGHGAMPVIIFLVVAVIFHIALRYTKYGKYTYAIGGNMQAARTSGINVKRHLIIVYSIAGLLAGLAGVVASARAATGQAGMGMSYELDAIAAAVIGGTSLAGGVGRITGTVIGALILGVMASGFTFVGVDAYIQDIIKGLIIVVAVVIDQYRNKRKLKR; translated from the coding sequence ATGAACGCAATAACAGACAACAAGCCGGCCACGGCCCCGGCCAAGCAACGACGTCGCTTGCCCACCGAGCTGAGTATCTTCCTGGTGCTGATCGGCATCGGCCTGGTGTTTGAGCTGTTCGGCTGGATCGTGCGCGACCAGAGCTTTCTGATGAACTCCCAGCGCCTGGTGCTGATGATCCTGCAAGTGTCGATCATTGGCCTGCTGGCGATTGGTGTGACCCAGGTGATCATCACCACCGGCATCGACTTGTCGTCCGGCTCGGTACTGGCGCTGTCGGCGATGATCGCTGCCAGCCTGGCGCAGACCTCTGACTTTTCCCGGGCGGTGTTTCCGAGCCTGACCGACCTGCCGGTGTGGATTCCGGTGGCGATGGGGCTTGGCGTGGGGCTGCTGGCGGGGGCGATCAATGGCAGCATCATCGCCGTTACGGGCATCCCGCCGTTCATTGCCACCCTCGGCATGATGGTGTCGGCCCGTGGCCTGGCGCGTTATTACACCGAAGGCCAGCCGGTGAGCATGCTCTCGGACTCCTACACGGCCATTGGCCATGGCGCGATGCCGGTGATCATCTTCCTGGTGGTGGCGGTCATCTTCCATATCGCCCTGCGCTACACCAAGTACGGCAAGTACACCTACGCCATCGGCGGCAACATGCAGGCGGCGCGCACCTCGGGCATCAACGTCAAGCGCCACCTGATCATCGTCTACAGCATCGCCGGTTTGCTCGCCGGCCTGGCGGGCGTGGTGGCTTCGGCACGGGCCGCAACCGGCCAGGCCGGCATGGGCATGTCCTATGAACTGGACGCGATTGCCGCCGCGGTAATTGGCGGCACAAGCCTGGCGGGCGGGGTAGGGCGCATCACCGGCACCGTGATCGGCGCGCTGATCCTGGGGGTGATGGCCAGCGGGTTTACCTTTGTCGGTGTGGACGCGTATATCCAGGACATCATCAAGGGCCTGATCATCGTGGTGGCGGTGGTGATCGACCAGTACCGCAACAAGCGCAAGCTCAAGCGCTGA
- a CDS encoding sugar ABC transporter ATP-binding protein, translating into MLAQATSSQPPGTLSPELEEPYLLEIVNVSKGFPGVVALADVQLRVRPGSVLALMGENGAGKSTLMKIIAGIYQPDAGQIRLRGKPIRFDTPLDAQKAGIAMIHQELNLMPHMSIAENIWIGREQLNGLHMVNHREMHRCTAELLARLRINLDPEEHVGNLSIAERQMVEIAKAVSYDSDILIMDEPTSAITEKEVAHLFSIIADLKSQGKGIVYITHKMNEVFAIADEVAVFRDGQYIGLQRADSMNSDSLISMMVGRELSQLFPVRETPIGELLLSVRDLRLDGVFKDVSFDLHAGEILGIAGLMGSGRTNVAETIFGITPSSGGQITLDGEPVRITDPHMAIEKGFALLTEDRKLSGLFPCLSVLENMEMAVLPHYSGNGFIQQKALRALCEDMCTKLRVKTPSLEQCIDTLSGGNQQKALLARWLMTNPRLLILDEPTRGIDVGAKAEIYRLISFLASEGMAVIMISSELPEVLGMSDRVMVMHEGELMGTLDRSEATQEKVMQLASGMTAVH; encoded by the coding sequence ATGCTCGCTCAAGCGACGTCTTCCCAGCCTCCCGGTACGCTGTCCCCTGAGCTGGAAGAACCCTACCTGTTGGAAATCGTCAACGTCAGCAAAGGCTTTCCCGGTGTCGTTGCCTTGGCGGATGTGCAATTGCGCGTACGCCCAGGCTCGGTCCTGGCGCTGATGGGCGAGAACGGTGCCGGCAAATCAACCCTGATGAAAATCATTGCCGGTATCTACCAGCCCGACGCCGGCCAGATTCGCCTGCGCGGCAAGCCGATCCGGTTTGACACGCCGCTGGACGCCCAAAAGGCCGGCATCGCGATGATTCACCAGGAACTCAACCTGATGCCGCACATGAGCATCGCCGAGAACATCTGGATCGGCCGCGAGCAGCTAAACGGCTTGCACATGGTCAACCACCGCGAAATGCACCGCTGCACCGCCGAGTTGCTGGCGCGCCTGCGCATCAACCTGGACCCCGAGGAACACGTTGGCAACCTGAGCATCGCCGAGCGGCAGATGGTCGAGATTGCCAAGGCGGTGTCTTACGACTCCGACATCCTGATCATGGATGAACCGACGTCGGCCATTACCGAAAAAGAAGTGGCCCATCTGTTCTCGATCATTGCCGACCTCAAGTCCCAGGGCAAAGGCATCGTCTACATCACCCATAAAATGAACGAAGTGTTTGCCATCGCCGATGAGGTGGCGGTGTTCCGCGACGGCCAGTACATCGGCCTGCAGCGTGCCGACAGCATGAACAGCGACAGCCTGATCTCGATGATGGTGGGGCGTGAACTGAGCCAGTTATTCCCGGTACGTGAAACGCCAATCGGCGAGCTGCTGCTGTCGGTGCGCGATCTGCGCCTGGACGGTGTGTTCAAGGACGTGTCGTTCGACCTGCACGCCGGTGAAATCCTCGGCATCGCCGGGTTGATGGGCTCGGGCCGGACCAACGTGGCGGAAACCATTTTCGGCATCACCCCAAGCAGCGGCGGGCAGATCACCCTCGACGGCGAGCCGGTGCGCATCACGGACCCGCACATGGCCATCGAGAAGGGCTTTGCGCTGTTGACCGAGGACCGCAAGCTCAGTGGCCTGTTCCCGTGCCTGTCGGTGCTGGAAAACATGGAGATGGCGGTGCTGCCGCATTATTCGGGCAATGGGTTTATCCAGCAAAAAGCCCTGCGCGCGCTATGCGAGGACATGTGCACGAAATTGCGGGTGAAAACCCCGTCCCTCGAGCAGTGCATCGACACCTTGTCCGGCGGGAACCAGCAAAAGGCCTTGCTCGCGCGCTGGTTGATGACCAACCCACGGCTGCTGATCCTGGATGAGCCGACCCGCGGCATCGACGTCGGCGCCAAGGCTGAGATTTACCGCTTGATTTCCTTCCTTGCCAGCGAAGGCATGGCGGTGATCATGATTTCCTCGGAGCTGCCCGAAGTGCTGGGCATGAGCGACCGGGTGATGGTGATGCACGAAGGCGAACTGATGGGCACCCTGGACCGCAGCGAAGCGACCCAGGAAAAAGTCATGCAGCTGGCTTCCGGAATGACGGCAGTCCACTGA
- a CDS encoding sugar ABC transporter substrate-binding protein: MKTPIRFTALALSLMLGSGVACAADLKVGVSMSAFDDTFLTYLREDMDKQAKSYPKGDGVQLQFEDARADVVKQLSQVENFISQKVDAIIVNPVDTASTKNIINAATKAGIPLVFVNRRPDQKDLPKGVVAVTSDDLEAGRMQMQYIAEKMGGKGKIVILLGDLANNATTNRTKGVKEILAKYPDIKIEQEQTGTWLRDRGMTLVNDWLTQGREFNAVLANNDEMAIGASMALKSAGTKPGSVLIAGVDGTPDGLNAITRGDMAASAFQDAKGQAVGSVEAARKMAKNEPVEQNVIIPYQLITPDNVKDFK, encoded by the coding sequence ATGAAGACCCCGATCCGTTTTACCGCGCTGGCCCTGTCGTTGATGCTGGGCAGCGGTGTCGCGTGCGCCGCCGACCTCAAAGTGGGCGTGAGCATGTCCGCCTTCGATGACACCTTCCTGACCTACCTGCGTGAGGACATGGACAAGCAGGCCAAGTCCTATCCCAAGGGTGACGGCGTGCAATTGCAGTTTGAAGACGCGCGTGCCGACGTGGTCAAGCAACTGAGCCAGGTCGAGAACTTTATCAGCCAGAAGGTCGACGCGATCATCGTTAACCCGGTGGATACCGCATCGACCAAGAACATCATCAATGCCGCCACCAAGGCGGGCATCCCGCTGGTGTTCGTCAACCGTCGTCCCGACCAGAAAGACTTGCCCAAAGGCGTGGTAGCGGTGACTTCCGATGACCTCGAAGCGGGCAGGATGCAAATGCAGTACATCGCCGAAAAGATGGGCGGCAAGGGCAAAATCGTGATTTTGCTGGGTGACCTGGCCAACAATGCCACCACCAATCGGACCAAAGGCGTGAAAGAGATTCTGGCTAAATACCCCGACATCAAGATCGAGCAGGAACAGACCGGCACCTGGTTGCGTGATCGCGGCATGACCCTGGTCAACGACTGGCTGACCCAGGGCCGCGAGTTCAACGCCGTGCTGGCCAACAACGACGAAATGGCGATCGGTGCATCCATGGCCCTCAAATCCGCGGGTACCAAGCCGGGCAGCGTGTTGATCGCGGGGGTTGATGGCACGCCCGACGGTTTGAATGCAATCACCCGGGGTGACATGGCCGCCTCGGCGTTCCAGGACGCCAAAGGGCAAGCGGTCGGTTCGGTGGAAGCGGCGCGCAAGATGGCGAAGAACGAGCCGGTCGAGCAGAACGTGATCATCCCGTACCAATTGATCACCCCGGACAACGTCAAAGACTTCAAATAG
- a CDS encoding Gfo/Idh/MocA family protein — MRIGLVGYGHGGRFFHAPLIATLPGATFVGVVTRSPERRQQLHTDHAGVNAFDSIGQIVEAGVDALVISTTLKGRPALVLEAIEHGVAVVSDKPFAANAEQAQALITAAERHEVLLSVYQNRRWDSDYLTLRKLIDAGALGQVSRFESRVERYSPQVVGNASGGGWLRDLGSHLVDQALQLFGPVERVFAQLHYTAEHPSVDHGFFVSLTHANGVISHLWGNALQNCQAPRFRVSGSLGCYTVDGLDGQEEALMAGKSPKTEGEHWGAEEHRRWGWFEQGPERERVPSEKGCWTQFYRQLQAAVQGQGPLPVDAYDALQTTRVLDAARLSAERRQVIEMAAL; from the coding sequence ATGCGAATCGGACTAGTTGGCTACGGCCACGGCGGGCGTTTCTTTCACGCCCCATTAATAGCAACCTTGCCAGGCGCCACCTTTGTCGGCGTGGTGACCCGTTCACCCGAACGCCGCCAGCAACTGCACACCGATCACGCCGGCGTGAACGCCTTCGACTCCATCGGTCAGATCGTTGAAGCGGGCGTCGATGCGCTGGTCATTTCCACCACCCTCAAAGGCCGCCCGGCGCTGGTGCTGGAGGCTATTGAACACGGCGTGGCGGTGGTGAGCGACAAACCCTTCGCCGCCAACGCCGAACAGGCCCAGGCGCTGATCACCGCCGCCGAGCGCCATGAAGTGTTGCTGAGCGTCTACCAGAACCGACGCTGGGACTCGGATTACCTGACCCTGCGCAAACTCATCGACGCCGGCGCCCTCGGCCAGGTCAGCCGTTTCGAATCCCGCGTGGAGCGCTACAGCCCACAAGTGGTGGGCAATGCCAGCGGCGGCGGCTGGCTGCGCGACCTGGGCAGCCACTTGGTGGACCAGGCACTGCAACTGTTCGGCCCGGTGGAGCGGGTGTTTGCGCAATTGCATTACACCGCTGAACACCCCAGCGTCGACCACGGTTTTTTCGTCTCCCTGACCCACGCCAACGGGGTGATTTCCCACCTGTGGGGCAACGCCCTGCAAAACTGCCAGGCGCCGCGCTTTCGTGTGAGCGGCAGCCTGGGCTGTTACACCGTCGACGGCCTGGATGGTCAGGAAGAAGCGCTGATGGCGGGCAAATCACCGAAAACCGAAGGCGAGCACTGGGGCGCCGAGGAACATCGGCGCTGGGGCTGGTTCGAACAAGGCCCGGAGCGCGAACGGGTACCGTCGGAGAAAGGTTGCTGGACGCAGTTCTATCGCCAGTTGCAAGCGGCTGTGCAAGGGCAGGGACCGTTACCGGTGGACGCCTATGACGCGCTGCAAACCACCCGTGTATTGGACGCCGCGCGCCTCAGCGCGGAGCGCCGGCAGGTCATCGAGATGGCGGCGCTGTAG
- a CDS encoding Gfo/Idh/MocA family protein has translation MSLLSNSLRIGVIGTGAIGRDHIRRCSQTLLSSQVVAVTDINLEQAAKVVAELKLDAEVYADGHALIHSPQVEAILVTSWGPSHEEFVLAAIAAGKPVFCEKPLAVTAEGCRRIVEAEVAHGKRLVQVGFMRPYDEGYRALKAVIDSGQIGEPLMLHCAHRNPTVGENYKTDMAITDTLIHELDVLRWLLNDDYVSVQVVFPRKSSKALAHLRDPQIVLLETAKGTRIDVEVFVNCQYGYDIQCEVVGETGIAKLPEPSQVQLRSGAKLSNAILMDWKDRFIGAYDVELQAFIDSVRAGQVGGPSAWDGFAAAVAADACIEAQGSEQIVQVSLPQRPRFYG, from the coding sequence ATGTCTTTGCTTTCTAATTCACTGCGCATAGGTGTCATCGGTACGGGCGCCATCGGCCGCGACCATATTCGCCGTTGCAGCCAGACCTTGCTCAGCAGCCAGGTGGTGGCGGTGACCGACATCAACCTTGAGCAAGCGGCCAAGGTGGTCGCCGAGCTGAAGCTGGACGCCGAGGTGTACGCGGACGGCCATGCGCTGATCCATTCGCCACAGGTCGAGGCGATCCTGGTCACCTCGTGGGGCCCCAGCCATGAGGAATTCGTGTTGGCGGCCATCGCCGCCGGCAAGCCGGTATTCTGCGAAAAACCCCTGGCCGTCACCGCCGAGGGCTGCCGCCGGATCGTCGAGGCCGAAGTGGCCCATGGCAAGCGCCTGGTGCAGGTCGGTTTCATGCGCCCGTACGACGAAGGCTACCGCGCGCTCAAGGCCGTGATCGACAGCGGCCAGATCGGCGAGCCGCTGATGCTGCACTGCGCGCACCGCAACCCGACGGTGGGCGAGAACTACAAGACCGACATGGCGATCACCGACACCTTGATCCACGAGCTGGACGTGCTGCGCTGGTTGCTCAACGACGACTACGTGTCGGTGCAAGTGGTGTTCCCGCGCAAGTCGAGCAAGGCGCTGGCTCACCTGCGCGACCCGCAGATCGTGTTGCTGGAAACCGCCAAGGGCACGCGCATCGATGTGGAGGTGTTCGTGAACTGCCAGTACGGCTACGACATTCAGTGCGAAGTGGTAGGGGAAACCGGCATCGCCAAGTTGCCGGAGCCGTCCCAGGTGCAACTGCGCAGCGGGGCCAAGCTGTCCAACGCGATCCTGATGGACTGGAAAGACCGCTTTATCGGCGCCTATGACGTGGAGTTGCAGGCGTTTATCGACAGCGTGCGCGCCGGCCAGGTCGGCGGCCCGTCGGCATGGGATGGCTTTGCCGCGGCGGTGGCGGCGGATGCGTGCATTGAAGCCCAGGGCAGCGAGCAGATTGTGCAGGTCAGCTTGCCGCAGCGTCCGCGCTTTTACGGCTAA
- the iolD gene encoding 3D-(3,5/4)-trihydroxycyclohexane-1,2-dione acylhydrolase (decyclizing): MTTTRLTMAQALVKFLDNQYIEVDGVQSKFVAGVFTIFGHGNVLGLGQALEQDSGDLVVHQGRNEQGMAHAAIGFAKQHLRRQIYACTASVGPGAANMLTAAATATANRIPLLLLPGDVYASRQPDPVLQQIEQFHDLSISTNDAFRSVSKYWDRINRPEQLMSAAIHAMRVLTDPAETGAVTLALPQDVQAEAWDYPDYFLQKRVHRIDRRPATAAMIADALAAFDGKRKPLIICGGGVKYSGANAALQAFAERFGIPFAETQAGKSAVVSSHPLNVGGIGETGCLAANLLAPEADLIIGVGTRYTDFTTSSKSLFKHAEVTFLNLNISPCDALKLDGVQVLADAQVALQALADALGDYRSSWGEQVADAKAQLDAEVDRVHQVEYAGDGFVPEVDDHLDRAVLREFIELTGSCLTQSRVLGVLNQTLADDAIIVAAAGSLPGDLQRAWRSKGVNTYHVEYGYSCMGYEINAALGVKLAEPTKEVYALVGDGSYMMLHSELATSIQERRKINVVLLDNMAFGCINNLQIGNGMDSFGTEFRFRDPESGKLDGGLVPVDFAMSAAAYGCKTYKVSTVEQLEAALADARTQTVSTLIDIKVLPKTMVHGYLSWWRVGVAQVSTSERTNAAAKKLNEQLAKARQY; encoded by the coding sequence ATGACCACAACACGATTGACCATGGCCCAGGCCCTGGTGAAGTTCCTCGATAACCAATACATCGAAGTCGATGGCGTGCAGAGCAAGTTCGTCGCCGGTGTGTTCACCATTTTCGGCCACGGCAACGTGCTGGGCCTGGGCCAGGCGCTGGAGCAGGACAGCGGTGACCTGGTCGTCCACCAGGGCCGCAACGAGCAGGGCATGGCCCATGCCGCCATCGGTTTCGCCAAGCAGCACCTGCGCCGCCAGATCTACGCGTGCACCGCGTCGGTAGGCCCCGGCGCCGCCAACATGCTCACCGCCGCCGCGACCGCCACGGCCAACCGTATCCCGTTGTTGCTGTTGCCGGGCGATGTCTACGCCAGCCGCCAGCCCGACCCGGTGCTGCAACAGATCGAGCAGTTCCACGACTTGAGCATCAGCACCAACGACGCGTTCCGCTCGGTGAGCAAATACTGGGACCGCATCAACCGTCCCGAGCAGTTGATGAGCGCCGCGATCCACGCCATGCGCGTGCTCACCGACCCGGCCGAAACCGGCGCCGTGACCCTGGCTTTGCCTCAGGATGTGCAGGCCGAAGCCTGGGACTATCCGGATTACTTCCTGCAAAAACGCGTGCACCGTATCGACCGTCGCCCGGCCACCGCCGCGATGATCGCGGACGCGCTGGCGGCTTTCGACGGCAAGCGCAAACCGCTGATCATCTGTGGCGGCGGCGTGAAGTATTCCGGTGCCAATGCTGCGTTGCAGGCCTTTGCCGAGCGTTTTGGTATCCCCTTCGCCGAAACCCAGGCCGGTAAAAGCGCGGTGGTTTCCAGCCATCCGCTGAACGTGGGCGGGATCGGTGAAACCGGCTGCCTGGCGGCGAACCTGCTGGCGCCTGAGGCCGACCTGATCATCGGTGTCGGCACGCGCTATACCGACTTCACCACCTCGTCCAAGTCGCTGTTCAAGCACGCCGAGGTGACGTTTTTGAACCTCAATATCAGCCCCTGCGATGCCTTGAAGCTGGACGGCGTGCAGGTGCTGGCCGACGCGCAAGTCGCCCTGCAAGCGCTCGCCGATGCGCTGGGGGATTACCGTTCCAGTTGGGGCGAGCAGGTCGCTGATGCCAAGGCGCAGTTGGACGCCGAAGTGGATCGCGTGCATCAGGTGGAGTATGCCGGCGACGGTTTCGTGCCCGAGGTCGACGATCACCTGGACCGCGCGGTGCTGCGTGAATTCATCGAACTGACCGGCTCCTGCCTCACCCAAAGCCGCGTGCTTGGCGTGCTCAACCAGACCCTGGCCGACGACGCAATCATCGTCGCCGCCGCCGGCAGCCTGCCCGGCGACCTGCAGCGTGCCTGGCGCAGCAAGGGCGTGAACACCTACCACGTCGAATACGGCTATTCATGCATGGGCTACGAGATCAATGCCGCCCTTGGCGTGAAACTCGCCGAGCCGACCAAAGAGGTCTACGCCCTGGTGGGTGACGGCTCCTACATGATGCTGCATTCGGAGCTGGCGACCTCAATTCAGGAGCGACGCAAGATCAACGTGGTGCTGCTCGACAACATGGCCTTCGGCTGCATCAACAACCTGCAGATCGGCAACGGCATGGACAGCTTCGGCACCGAATTCCGCTTTCGCGACCCCGAGAGCGGCAAGCTCGACGGCGGCCTGGTGCCGGTGGATTTCGCCATGAGCGCGGCGGCCTACGGCTGCAAGACCTACAAGGTCAGCACCGTGGAACAGCTCGAGGCCGCCTTGGCCGATGCGCGCACGCAAACGGTGTCGACGCTGATCGATATCAAGGTGCTGCCCAAGACCATGGTCCACGGCTACCTGTCGTGGTGGCGGGTCGGGGTGGCGCAGGTGTCCACCAGCGAACGCACGAATGCGGCCGCGAAAAAACTCAATGAACAGCTGGCCAAAGCCCGGCAGTACTAA
- a CDS encoding TIM barrel protein, producing MKSPLRFALNRMVAPHLSLPDFIQLAATLKCDAIEIRNDLADRQIEFGTPAGRVRELCAAQGITVLSINALYPFDVWNDERRAQAIALASYARECGAQGLVMCPFNEPGDTRNEAQRATGLRTALSELAPILREYAIMGFIEPLGFEECAMRRKRVAVDAIKSIGGLDVFRLVHDTFHHHLAGEQEFFPELTGLVHISGVEDTDAPLNAIRDGHRVLVGEGDILGNAAQIDTLLGSGYSGYLSFEPFAESVHGLADIQQALGASMAHLNNSLVQR from the coding sequence ATGAAGTCGCCTTTACGCTTTGCCCTGAACCGCATGGTCGCGCCGCACCTGTCCCTGCCGGATTTCATCCAGTTGGCCGCCACGCTCAAGTGCGATGCCATCGAGATCCGCAATGACCTGGCGGACCGACAAATCGAATTCGGCACCCCGGCCGGCCGCGTGCGCGAGCTGTGTGCCGCGCAGGGCATTACGGTGCTGTCAATCAACGCGCTGTACCCCTTTGATGTGTGGAACGATGAACGCCGTGCCCAGGCGATCGCACTGGCGAGCTACGCCCGCGAATGTGGCGCCCAGGGCCTGGTGATGTGCCCGTTCAATGAGCCCGGCGACACGCGCAACGAAGCCCAGCGCGCGACCGGCCTGCGCACCGCCCTGAGCGAGCTGGCGCCGATCCTGCGCGAGTACGCAATTATGGGTTTCATCGAACCCCTGGGCTTTGAAGAGTGTGCGATGCGGCGCAAGCGCGTGGCGGTGGACGCGATCAAGTCCATCGGCGGCCTGGATGTGTTTCGCCTGGTGCATGACACTTTCCATCATCACCTGGCCGGCGAACAGGAGTTCTTCCCGGAACTGACCGGGCTGGTGCATATCTCCGGCGTGGAAGACACCGACGCGCCGCTCAATGCGATTCGCGACGGCCACCGCGTGCTGGTGGGCGAGGGCGATATTCTCGGCAATGCGGCGCAGATCGACACCTTGCTCGGCAGCGGCTACAGCGGTTACCTGTCGTTCGAGCCGTTTGCCGAGAGTGTGCATGGGTTGGCGGATATCCAGCAGGCGTTGGGTGCGAGCATGGCCCATTTGAACAACTCTCTGGTTCAACGCTGA